ATGAGACGAATTCACATTCCGGATAACGTTCGCAGCCGTAGAATATGCGGCGCTTTTTGCTTTTCCGTTCCACGATCTCTCCTTCTTTACAAGTCGGGCATTTGACGCCGATATGCTTGACGATCGCTTTTGTGTTACGGCAATCCGGGAAGTTGCTGCAAGCCATGAACTTGCCATAGCGCCCAAGCTTGAACACCATTGGCGAACCACATTCTTCGCAATCTTCTCCTGCCGGCTCGTCTTTAATTTGAACTTTTTCCATTTCGTTTTCAGCCACTTCAAGGTCTTTCGCAAACTCTTTATAGAACACATCAATGATTGCTCGCCAATCGACTTCACTTTCTTCGATGCTGTCCAAATCGTTTTCCATCTTCGCGGTAAACTCGATGTTCAAAATATCTGGGAAGAAATCACGCACCAATTGATGGACGATTTCACCGAGTTCAGTCGGGATAAACCGCTTGGCATCCAAAGCGACATAGCCGCGTTTTTGAATCGTATCCAAAGTTGGCGCGTAGGTCGATGGACGGCCTATGCCGAGCTCTTCCAAGGTACGCACTAGGCGTGCTTCCGTAAAGCGCGGAGGCGGTTGAGTGAAATGTTGGTTCGGCGTAATGTCGGTCGCTTTGACTTTATCGCCCTCCTTCATTTCTGGAAGGATATTGTCTTTTTCTTCTTTTTTATCGTCGGTCCCTTCAATGTAAAGCTTCATGAAACCAGGAAACTTCACTTGAGAACCATTCGCCCGGAAAATCGCTTCGCCGTTTTGCAATTCTGCCATCACCGTATCAAGAACAGCAGATGACATTTGGCTGGCTACAAAACGGTCCCAGATTAATTTGTACAAACGGTAAAGGTCGCGCGACAAAATGCTCTTCAGCGATTCCGGCGTGCGGTGGACACTCGTCGGACGGACCGCTTCGTGGGCATCCTGAGATTTTTGAGATTGTTTTGCTGCAGGCTTTTGCGTGACATACTCTTCGCCATATTTATCGAGAATATAACCGATTGTATCTTGCTTAGCCGATTCCGAAATTCGTGTCGAATCGGTACGCATATACGTGATCAAACCGGTTACGCCTTCTTTTCCGACCGAAATCCCTTCATAAAGCTGCTGGGCAAGCATCATCGTTTTCTTGGCACGGAAATTCAACTTACGCGCTGCTTCCTGCTGGAGAGAAGATGTGGTGAAAGACGGAGAAGGATTGCGTTTGCGCTCTTTCTTCACTACGCTCTTTACTAAGAAATCCTTGCCTTTCATTGTAGCCAATACAGCTTTGACATCTTCTTCAGTGGAAAGCTTCAACTTTTTCTCTGGCGTTCCATAAAATTGTGCCTCGAATACTTTCTTAGCCTTTTCGAACTCGCCCGTGATCGACCAATACTCTTCGGGTTCGAAATTTTTGATTTCGTTTTCGCGGTCAATGATAAGTCCAAGCGCAACCGATTGAACACGGCCGGCCGACAAGCCTTTTTTGACTTTTTTCCACAGAATCGGGCTGATGCTATAACCAACAAGACGGTCTAAAATTCGCCGAGCTTGTTGAGCATCAACCAAATCCATGTCTAGTTTGCGCGGTTGCTTGAATGCGTCTTTTACTGCATCTTTCGTAATTTCGTTAAATACGACACGGCAATCCGAATCGACATCTACTCCGAGCGCATTCGCCAAATGCCAGGCGATTGCTTCTCCTTCTCTGTCGGGGTCAGCCGCGAGAAAGACTTTTTTCGCTTTTTTCGCTTCTTTTTTTAGGTCTTGTAAAATCGGGCCTTTTCCGCGAATCGTGATATAGCGGGGCTCGTAATTGTTCTCAACATCTACACCCATCTGGCTGCGCGGCAAATCACGCAAATGGCCAAGAGAGGCTTTCACTTTATACTTTTTACCCAAATACCGTTCAATTGTCTTTGCCTTTGCGGGCGATTCGACAATCACCAAATAATCCGCCATTCATACTCCTCCTCATAGAGGTCTCTTCAAATTGTGTAAAGAATCACCTGATGCAAAATGTATAACAGTTTTTGGTTGATTGCAAGGTTTTTCGTCGAAGCGACTGTTTTCAGCTCCTTAATTGGCGGTATTCTTCAAGCACTTGACCCCCGTCCCACACCGGTTTTGCGCCTTCTGCAATTAATTTATGCGGACCGGCGGAAAGCGGGGAAAAGATATCTCCAGGAACAGCGAAGATATCTTTTCCATGGTCTAAGGCATGCTCAATCGTACTCAATGTGCCACTTTTCACTTCCGCTTCCGTGACAATGATGCCTTTTGACAAGCCGCTGATAATGCGATTGCGCATTGGGAAATTCCACTTTCTAGGTGGCATATACGGTGGATACTCGCTTAGCAGCAATTGAGTTTCTTCTATTATAAAGAACAACTCCTCGTTCATTTTCGGGTAGCGATGCAAGAAGCCGCTCCCTATGACAGCAATCGTTTTTCCGCCGAAATCGATCGCGCATTGATGCGCCATTGCATCGGCGCCTTTCGCCAATCCACTAACAACGACAAAGCCTTCTGCCAGTAAAGGCGGGAGTAATTCTTGAATGACCGATCGCGAATAGCCCTGGGCTTTCCTAGAACCGATGACAGCTATTTTTTCAGGTGCTTCAAGTAAAGCGGAATCGCCTTTCAAATAAAGTGCCGCGGGCGGATCGATCAACTCATGCAAAGAGGATGGAAAAAGAGGGTGGCGGTAAGAAATGGCGTGGATTTGCTGTTTGTTGTAAATTTCCATAAAGGGGGTATTGGCGTAGGTGAGGTATGAGCGCTTCAAGGCTGTTGCCTTTTCCAGAGGGATTTGGAGCGTTTCCGAGAGATCGATAGGACTTCGACAATGCAGGTATTCAAGTTCTGGATCGTCTTTCATTAATGGAGCGATGCGGTTTAAAGCTTTCGGGTATACGTAATGCAAGGCAAGCAGGCGTTGCGTAAATTCTTCGTTCATGACAGTCCTCCTCTATTAAAGTTCAGTGCAATAAAGCTGCACCTTACTTAATCATAGAGCTTCAAACACAATCCGTAAATATATTAAAAACGGATTAATTTTTTGTTCCGTTGAGTATACTGCTTCTTGAAATGTTCATGAAATTGTTCGATTGCCTCTAGCTCCACTAGCCCTTGAGCATTGTTTTCAAAATCCTGGAAAATAATGCGCACAAAATTTCCTCGCCGTTCGTTTCGCAGTTCATCATCCGCCATCATTTCCCGAAAAACCCCCGTTTCCATTTCCTTCAATACTCCAGCAAAATACGAACTGTAGTGAATCAACTCAAGTACGCTGTCAGGGGCATCCATACGCAATTCTTCATGACAAATACACCAGACCGCGAATTGTTTTTCAAGCAGCATGGCTTCCCGTATTAAGAAATTAGTTTCCTCCGGCACAGCTTCTAATATGCCATTTGAATAATCGAGATACCAAAAAAGAAACTTTAATAGCTGTTGCTGGTCTTCTTTTGCTGTTGCACCTAATTCTTGCAAATGAATGAGCGCTCCATTGCGGTCAAATCGCTGATACGTTTCTTGACTGCTGAGACTGCATATGGCTTGGAGCAGCTTTTCGCTATCTACAACCGAAAAAGGATCTTTTCCTAACACTTCCAAATGATAAAAGCTCATGACTTCAGGTAAAAAAGGCAACACAAACTCATTCATAATCGCCCGTTTTTGCACTTCCAACTCCTTGTTTTTCGTTCTTTTCTTGATGATTTTCATTCCGAAAAACGCAGCGATAGGCGCTGCCGCTAGCCCCCAAAATATCCATTCTGCTGCCATTCCATGCCCTCCTACATACGCTTGTTGCTGTTCATTCTATTATAAATGACAGCTGTCCCCAACTGCTGCATAATCGTTCAAAATTTATGTTCTAGGTCGTTAAAAAGAAAAAAACCCCGAAGCATCTAAAAAGATGCTTCGGGGTTTTGTGGATTAATGTGTTTTACAAGCGTCGTAAAGGCCTTTTTCTTTGATCACGTTGATCAAAGTTTCGCCAATAACTGAAGGGGTATCTGCAACTTCGATTCCAGCAGCGTTCATTGCTTTAATCTTGTCTGCAGCTGTCCCTTTGCCTCCGGAAATGATCGCACCGGCGTGGCCCATGCGTTTTCCTTCTGGAGCTGTTTGACCGCCGATAAAGCCGACAACAGGTTTCGTCATGTTCGCCTTAACCCATTCTGCCGCTTCTTCTTCAGCAGTCCCGCCGATTTCACCGATCATAACAACTGCATACGTGTCTTCATCTTCGTTGAATTCTTTCAAGACGTCGATGAAGTTCGTGCCGTTGACCGGGTCTCCGCCGATACCGACAGCTGTTGACTGGCCGATACCTTCTTCAGACAATTGGTGAGTCGCTTCGTACGTCAACGTACCAGAACGTGATACGACGCCGACATGTCCTTTTTTGTGAATGTAGCCAGGCATGATGCCGATCTTACATTCGTCCGGAGTGATAACACCCGGGCAGTTTGGTCCGACAAGACGCGTTTTCTTGCCTTCCATATATCGCTTCACTTTGACCATATCGAGTACCGGAATGTGCTCAGTGATGCAGATTGCCATATCCAACTCAGCTTCTGTTGCTTCAAGAATTGCATCAGCAGCAAAAGGAGCCGGTACATAAATTACAGATACATTGGCACCTGTAGCTTTTACGGCATCTTGAACTGTATTGAATACAGGTACGCCTTCAACTTCAGTTCCGCCTTTGCCTGGTGTTACACCCGCAACGATTTTCGTTCCGTATTCAAGCATTTGCTTTGTATGGAAAAGGGCAGTTGACCCTGTAATTCCCTGTACAAGCACTTTAGTGTCTTTATTAATGTATACGCTCATTATTGTCCCTGCCCTTCTTTAGCCTACAAGTTCTACGATCTGTTTCGCGCCATCTGCCATAGTGCCAGCAGCTACGATGTTCAGACCTGATTCGTTCAGCAGTTTTTTACCGATTTCTACGTTTGTTCCTTCAAGACGGACGACTAATGGCACTTCCAGGCTAACTTCTTTCGCTGCTTGGATAACACCTTCCGCAATGATGTCACACTTCATGATTCCGCCGAAAATGTTAACGAAGATTCCTTTGACATTCTTATCAGAAAGAATGATTTTGAATGCTTCCGTTACTTTCTCAGCGGTGGCACCGCCCCCAACGTCAAGGAAGTTAGCGGGTGAGCCGCCGTAATAGTTAATCGTATCCATTGTTGCCATAGCAAGGCCGGCACCGTTAACCATACAGCCGATGTTTCCATCCAAAGAAATATAGCTCAAGTCATACTTGGAAGCTTCGATTTCTTTTGCATCTTCTTCATCGTAATCGCGCATTTCCATGATGTCCTGATGACGGTATAGTGCGTTGGCATCGAAGTTGAACTTCGCGTCCAAAGCCACTACTTGTCCGTCGCCTGT
This is a stretch of genomic DNA from Planococcus maritimus. It encodes these proteins:
- the topA gene encoding type I DNA topoisomerase, whose protein sequence is MADYLVIVESPAKAKTIERYLGKKYKVKASLGHLRDLPRSQMGVDVENNYEPRYITIRGKGPILQDLKKEAKKAKKVFLAADPDREGEAIAWHLANALGVDVDSDCRVVFNEITKDAVKDAFKQPRKLDMDLVDAQQARRILDRLVGYSISPILWKKVKKGLSAGRVQSVALGLIIDRENEIKNFEPEEYWSITGEFEKAKKVFEAQFYGTPEKKLKLSTEEDVKAVLATMKGKDFLVKSVVKKERKRNPSPSFTTSSLQQEAARKLNFRAKKTMMLAQQLYEGISVGKEGVTGLITYMRTDSTRISESAKQDTIGYILDKYGEEYVTQKPAAKQSQKSQDAHEAVRPTSVHRTPESLKSILSRDLYRLYKLIWDRFVASQMSSAVLDTVMAELQNGEAIFRANGSQVKFPGFMKLYIEGTDDKKEEKDNILPEMKEGDKVKATDITPNQHFTQPPPRFTEARLVRTLEELGIGRPSTYAPTLDTIQKRGYVALDAKRFIPTELGEIVHQLVRDFFPDILNIEFTAKMENDLDSIEESEVDWRAIIDVFYKEFAKDLEVAENEMEKVQIKDEPAGEDCEECGSPMVFKLGRYGKFMACSNFPDCRNTKAIVKHIGVKCPTCKEGEIVERKSKKRRIFYGCERYPECEFVSWDKPIERPCPKCSSLMVEKKVKKGVQINCTACDYKEEVQ
- the dprA gene encoding DNA-processing protein DprA produces the protein MNEEFTQRLLALHYVYPKALNRIAPLMKDDPELEYLHCRSPIDLSETLQIPLEKATALKRSYLTYANTPFMEIYNKQQIHAISYRHPLFPSSLHELIDPPAALYLKGDSALLEAPEKIAVIGSRKAQGYSRSVIQELLPPLLAEGFVVVSGLAKGADAMAHQCAIDFGGKTIAVIGSGFLHRYPKMNEELFFIIEETQLLLSEYPPYMPPRKWNFPMRNRIISGLSKGIIVTEAEVKSGTLSTIEHALDHGKDIFAVPGDIFSPLSAGPHKLIAEGAKPVWDGGQVLEEYRQLRS
- the sucD gene encoding succinate--CoA ligase subunit alpha, coding for MSVYINKDTKVLVQGITGSTALFHTKQMLEYGTKIVAGVTPGKGGTEVEGVPVFNTVQDAVKATGANVSVIYVPAPFAADAILEATEAELDMAICITEHIPVLDMVKVKRYMEGKKTRLVGPNCPGVITPDECKIGIMPGYIHKKGHVGVVSRSGTLTYEATHQLSEEGIGQSTAVGIGGDPVNGTNFIDVLKEFNEDEDTYAVVMIGEIGGTAEEEAAEWVKANMTKPVVGFIGGQTAPEGKRMGHAGAIISGGKGTAADKIKAMNAAGIEVADTPSVIGETLINVIKEKGLYDACKTH